A stretch of the Leguminivora glycinivorella isolate SPB_JAAS2020 chromosome 2, LegGlyc_1.1, whole genome shotgun sequence genome encodes the following:
- the LOC125242317 gene encoding rootletin, whose amino-acid sequence MPLPAREGLTTPRSARAPVARRTGTLPHQRLKREKSLESPPEMDSPGGSVSSDLRRQNDELRARLAGEAADHRRRLDAYRRAQQGQAALVSRLQAKVLQYKQRCSELEQQMQETTPRSDSYRAKPASAIALPSPAALPSASSVDTRRDERIADLETALRRLDEEKRKCEKLVNQNNLLREQLEESHQLNEALTNDLQKLTNDWEALRDEMTVKEDEWKDEEQAFNDYYTSEHNRLLSLWREVVSVKRFFSELQSTTERDLYRVKNDFESATRELVGTLSGYAINAYAQGVRPQTDHHSTPGVTSTPNITVETLRIDLREMTSQRDAAQAELRERDARIQRLLGELQGLEERYEVAEAMCSESNAMRSALEEVARALIQDSEADVPSQHLHMADSSRSPRRGVSQAANATAFAESTISAVQAALHKYQIQIHELQVKLQNTREQLSTSRKHCEAADSNILTLENKVQDLQAKLDQSNADLNQLVQDKDSLQKSVESLRIDKNNLERNRVEINAMVESLTSDYEKLQKINARLEKTIEALETDKRNLNSEVDHLHRESTNRESILRAEEERSSRLRSELVTVREELNKTSLARDLLEQQKIEADSIMSQMEKHRNDLEIELERTLLERGDLQDLVEKLQAAIRNLETDKKKLQEEVKHLEDEKSSLSNQSSEQLGDLNSLRKELLAAEQTRMELEADKSSLHEKIKFLDQDREKVELELRQVVRERGELSSQLTAMVRKKDSLNEEIMRLQQRLEQASETVGRLNRTLEDHVKDAEEKQILIDSLDKDKQHLQEQLASVRAEKDALEAVLFDTANMLDDAEARRAKLDRELQDAMVQQENHKGQIARLTKELESSERKLRETKNSMQQSSGKKEAEYQSIITNINRTTAENITKLKEEKEQLRLTLEQKLSQTIAALTSEKETGDASAREREKKLLAQRDQLILQHDEAMLRAESDKQQALIMAHQEQQALLERLEEAKRVLDCSQNKLERVKRDAAARSDQDRGHINQLKDELAALKTRLEEAKAAAEDDCARFENRIKELHLEKEASNRECQEVRAQLSLAEDKYDNAYTQLQDTIRKLKELENESESLRKELTDVRRQLSNCAAERDKYNSSCRELREHVKRAEHERREAARARDEAVHSVATLEENRSSLELELSRLQNMLKESETGGEHVTRELRATEAQLKRERAALEQANHDIKELQSRLQNECEERERTANEAAAARRHGAELEALLGAARADLAASRQRGAELEEACRARDQELVLRLEDCRSKERRLEELKHNLEVCLADATQQIQELKARLGGSEGRCRALEASLTQCEHGKREAEAKLSSIAHTLRRVCGVQPDGSVHAAARRRLASPARRYSPHRGRDHSEDRNEIIDVDPELIKKGVRNLMHEVCQIEREKDDFKTQIAVLKKQLKDASEQQGKGDNKLQSITSNLRSAQEEKARLQNALGQKDAQLTGLNESVQSKTVEISNLRDKITSLEATLSSVTEEKVQNENKGENLRVQLAERVQEVGQLREALAAAEGRAARLDVRRAQLEGDVQRAAVAARDRDQALKKLQERCEGYARTIASLEDRCTSLKGTVEQLSTSLQKAASAESELRAELSKTQRMLNEAKNNEQNALDKLRQIQKSIANCENERRVLSEKLESAKSALGELKRLNCTLEDQVHRLTTQLANVEVQRSGLESQLRMTTWDGKESADSELERELHALQRERNELKAKNDALQESLRKVEADRRLNRTSALRSKSHDRTEKTVYYSDLDSGPDSTKDSMRYKDSNLSAGCDNKSFRDDLTLLELENRELKMKIRRMEKELADKEAELKLTRTRYLSDLSTTSPSRREDIEHYRQAALQAERLLEAREASHRQQIIRLENQASQLRSQLSAEIRRRQSYVARSGRAARDVQRLRSALGDSLRTVSQDPALDSYTLEHEARKLDSTLAHSLPPLNDSYDSSK is encoded by the exons TTGCCAGCTAGGGAAGGTTTGACTACGCCGCGGAGCGCTCGTGCTCCTGTGGCGAGGAGGACTGGGACGCTTCCACATCAGCGATTGAAAAGGGAG AAATCGCTGGAGAGTCCACCGGAGATGGATTCCCCAGGCGGCAGCGTGAGCAGTGACTTACGGCGGCAGAATGACGAGCTTCGCGCTCGTTTGGCCGGTGAAGCGGCTGATCATAGGCGCAGGCTTGATGCATACCGCCGCGCGCAGCAAGGGCAGGCAGCGTTGGTGTCGAGACTCCAAGCAAAg GTGCTGCAATACAAGCAGCGCTGCTCAGAGCTGGAGCAGCAAATGCAGGAGACGACGCCGCGGAGCGACAGCTACCGCGCGAAGCCTGCGTCGGCCATCGCTCTGCCGTCGCCGGCCGCTCTGCCGTCCGCCTCCAGCGTAGACACTCGTCGGGACGAACGCATCGCTGATCTGGAAACGGCGTTGAGGCGTTTGGACGAAGAGAAACGCAA GTGCGAGAAGTTGGTGAATCAGAACAACCTGCTCCGCGAGCAACTGGAGGAGTCCCACCAGCTGAATGAGGCGCTGACCAATGACTTGCAGAAGCTCACCAACGACTGGGAGGCACTCCGAGACGAGATGACTGTCAAGGAGGATGAGTGGAAGGATGAGGAACAG GCTTTCAACGACTACTACACCAGCGAGCACAACCGCCTGCTGAGCCTCTGGCGCGAGGTGGTCTCTGTGAAGCGATTCTTCTCCGAATTGCAATCAACTACGGAACGCGATCTGTATCGAGTGAAGAACGACTTCGAATCGGCCACGCGCGAGCTTGTGGGCACGCTCAGTGGATACGCTATTAATGCGTATGCACAGGGAGTGAGG CCTCAAACAGATCACCACTCTACGCCAGGTGTGACGTCCACTCCGAACATAACCGTGGAGACTTTGCGAATAGACCTCCGCGaaatgacgtcacagcgtgacgcggcgcaggccgagctgcgtgagCGAGACGCCCGCATACAACGTCTGCTGGGAGAGCTGCAGGGATTG GAGGAACGTTACGAAGTCGCGGAAGCAATGTGCTCGGAGTCGAACGCCATGCGGTCCGCGCTAGAAGAAGTGGCTCGAGCTCTCATACAAGACTCCGAGGCTGACGTCCCGTCACAGCATCTGCATATGGCCGACAG tAGCAGGTCTCCTCGTCGCGGCGTATCGCAAGCAGCCAACGCGACAGCCTTCGCGGAGAGCACCATATCTGCCGTGCAGGCCGCACTGCACAAGTACCAGATACAGATACACGAACTGCAG GTTAAACTCCAAAACACTCGGGAGCAGTTGTCGACGAGTCGCAAGCACTGCGAGGCCGCTGACTCCAATATACTGACGCTGGAGAACAAAGTGCAGGATCTGCAAG CTAAACTGGATCAGTCGAACGCGGACCTCAACCAGCTGGTACAAGACAAAGACTCGCTACAAAAGTCTGTGGAGTCGCTGCGCATAGACAAGAACAACCTCGAAAGGAACCGCGTCGAGATTAACGCTAtg GTGGAGTCATTGACATCAGACTACGAGAAGCTTCAAAAGATCAACGCACGTTTAGAGAAGACGATCGAAGCGCTCGAGACAGACAAGCGGAATCTCAACTCGGAAGTGGACCATCTACATCGCGAGTCTACCAACCGGGAGTCTATACTAAG AGCTGAAGAGGAGCGCTCATCTCGTCTTCGTTCAGAGCTGGTGACCGTTCGCGAGGAGCTGAACAAGACTTCGCTGGCGCGCGATTTACTAGAGCAGCAGAAGATAGAGGCAGACTCCATTATGTCGCAAATGGAGAAACACAGAA ATGACTTGGAAATAGAGCTTGAGAGAACACTATTAGAGAGAGGTGACCTGCAAGATCTGGTAGAAAAGTTGCAAGCGGCTATCAGAAACCTTGAAACCGATAAGAAGAAACTACAAGAAGAAGTTAAACAT CTGGAAGACGAAAAGTCTTCCCTATCCAATCAGTCATCTGAACAACTAGGCGACCTGAACTCACTACGCAAAGAACTTCTTGCGGCCGAGCAGACTCGCATGGAACTTGAAGCTGACAAGTCTTCCTTGCATGAGAAGATTAAGTTCTTGGACCAGGATAGAGAGAAGGTTGAGCTGGAACTGCGTCAAGTGGTCAG AGAACGCGGCGAGCTTAGCTCACAGCTGACAGCCATGGTGCGCAAGAAGGATTCTCTCAACGAGGAAATCATGCGGCTGCAACAGCGTCTCGAACAAGCCAGCGAGACTGTCGGGCGACTCAATCGTACTCTGGAGGACCACGTTAAGGATGCAGAGGAGAAACAG ATACTGATAGACAGTCTGGACAAGGACAAGCAACACCTACAAGAGCAGTTAGCCAGCGTCCGCGCCGAGAAAGACGCGCTGGAGGCCGTGCTGTTCGACACGGCGAATATGTTGGACGACGCCGAGGCCCGGCGTGCTAAACTGGATCGTGAACTGCAAGATGCCATGGTTCAGCAGGAGAACCACAAAG GTCAAATAGCTCGCCTCACCAAAGAACTGGAGAGCAGCGAGCGCAAGCTCCGCGAAACGAAGAACTCCATGCAGCAGTCATCTGGTAAAAAGGAAGCCGAGTACCAGAGCATCATCACCAACATCAACCGCACCACGGCCGAGAACATCACCAAGCTTAAGGAGGAGAAG GAACAACTCCGCCTAACTCTCGAGCAAAAGCTATCGCAAACGATAGCAGCGCTGACGAGCGAGAAGGAAACTGGTGATGCGAGTGCGCGCGAGCGAGAGAAGAAACTCCTGGCGCAACGCGACCAGCTCATACTCCAGCACGATGAGGCGATGTTGCGAGCGGAGAGCGACAAGCAACAGGCGTTGATCATGG CTCACCAAGAGCAACAAGCGCTGTTAGAACGCCTAGAGGAAGCGAAGCGCGTTCTAGATTGTTCTCAGAACAAATTAGAACGCGTGAAGCGTGACGCCGCCGCACGTTCAGATCAGGACCGCGGGCACATCAACCAGTTGAAGGACGAACTAGCTGCGTTGAAGACTCGCCTTGAGGAAGCCAA GGCGGCAGCAGAGGACGACTGCGCCCGTTTCGAGAACCGCATCAAAGAACTTCACCTAGAGAAGGAGGCGAGCAACCGCGAATGCCAGGAGGTTCGCGCGCAACTCTCGCTGGCCGAGGACAAGTATGACAACGCCTACACGCAGCTGCAGGATACTATCAGGAAGCTGAAAGAAC TGGAGAATGAGTCGGAAAGTCTCCGCAAGGAGCTGACGGACGTTCGCCGGCAGCTCAGCAACTGCGCGGCCGAGCGCGACAAGTACAACAGCAGCTGCCGCGAGCTACGAGAACACGTGAAGCGCGCCGAGCACGAGCGGCGcgaggcggcgcgcgcgcgcgaCGAGGCCGTGCACAGCGTGGCCA CGCTCGAAGAAAACCGCTCATCATTGGAGCTAGAGCTCTCCCGCCTTCAGAACATGCTGAAGGAATCAGAGACGGGCGGCGAACACGTGACGCGAGAGCTGCGAGCTACAGAAGCGCAGCTGAAGAGAGAACGCGCCGCCCTGGAGCAAGCCAACCATGACATCAAGGAGCTTCAGTCCAG ACTTCAGAACGAGTGCGAAGAACGAGAAAGGACAGCCAACGAGGCGGCTGCGGCGCGCCGACACGGCGCCGAGCTAGAAGCTTTATTAGGCGCCGCCCGCGCCGACCTCGCCGCCAGTCGTCAGCGCGGCGCAGAGCTGGAAGAGGCTTGCCGTGCTCGCGACCAG GAGTTGGTTCTACGTCTGGAAGATTGCCGTTCCAAGGAGCGTCGTCTCGAGGAACTCAAGCATAATCTCGAAGTGTGTCTAGCCGACGCTACACAGCAGATTCAAGAGTTGAAG GCCCGTCTCGGCGGCAGCGAAGGGCGCTGCCGCGCGCTGGAGGCGTCGCTGACGCAGTGCGAGCACGGCAAGCGCGAGGCCGAGGCCAAGCTGTCTTCCATCGCGCACACGCTGCGGCGCGTGTGCGGCGTGCAGCCCGACGGCTCCGTGCACGCCGCCGCGCGCAGGCGGCTCGCCAGCCCGGCGCGCCGCTACAGCCCGCACCGAG GTCGTGATCACTCGGAAGATCGCAACGAAATCATCGATGTGGATCCCGAGCTCATCAAGAAGGGCGTTCGCAACCTGATGCACGAAGTCTGCCAGATCGAAAGGGAAAAG GATGACTTCAAAACTCAAATAGCCGTCCTGAAGAAACAGCTGAAAGACGCGAGCGAGCAGCAAGGCAAGGGCGACAACAAGTTACAGTCCATCACTTCCAACCTCCGCTCCGCGCAGGAAGAGAAGGCTCGCTTACAGAACGCACTTGGGCAGAAGGACGCGCAGCTTACTGGACTG AATGAATCAGTCCAGTCTAAGACTGTGGAGATTAGCAACCTACGAGATAAGATCACAAGCCTGGAAGCCACACTTAGCTCAGTTACCGAGGAAAAGGTTCAGAACGAG AACAAGGGAGAGAATTTGCGAGTGCAGCTGGCGGAGCGCGTACAAGAAGTCGGTCAACTGAGGGAGGCGCTAGCTGCGGCGGAAG GGCGCGCGGCGCGGTTGGACGTACGGCGCGCGCAATTGGAAGGCGATGTGCAGCGGGCTGCCGTCGCGGCTAGGGATCGCGATCAAGCGCTAAAG AAACTGCAAGAGCGTTGTGAGGGTTACGCTCGCACCATAGCCTCACTAGAGGACCGGTGCACGTCACTCAAGGGCACAGTCGAGCAACTCTCAACGTCGCTTCAAAAGGCCGCCTCTGCCGAGAGCGAGCTTAGAGCGGAGCTCAGCAAGACTCAGCGTATGCTCAACGAGGCGAAGAACAACGAGCAAAATGCGTTGGATAAATTGAGACAAATTCAGAAGAGCATCG CCAACTGCGAGAACGAGCGACGCGTACTGAGTGAGAAGTTAGAAAGCGCGAAGTCAGCGCTCGGCGAGCTGAAGAGATTGAACTGCACGCTGGAAGACCAAGTGCACCGGCTTACTACGCAACTCGCCAACGTGGAAGTGCAAAG ATCAGGTTTGGAGTCTCAGCTTCGTATGACGACTTGGGACGGCAAAGAGAGCGCCGATAGCGAGCTAGAGCGGGAACTGCATGCGCTGCAACGTGAGCGTAACGAACTCAAGGCTAAG AACGATGCGCTCCAAGAGTCACTCCGTAAGGTGGAGGCAGATCGCCGTCTGAACCGGACTTCGGCTCTTCGCAGCAAAAGCCACGACAGGACCGAGAAGACAGTTTATTACTCAGATTTGGATTCCG GTCCCGATTCAACTAAAGACTCGATGCGCTACAAGGACTCGAATCTGAGCGCGGGATGTGACAACAAGAGTTTCCGCGACGACCTCACCTTGCTGGAGCTTGAGAACAGAGAGCTCAAGATGAAGATACGCCGCATGGAGAAGGAGCTAGCTGATAAG GAGGCAGAACTCAAACTGACCCGAACTCGCTACCTCAGTGATCTGTCCACAACATCTCCAAGCCGTCGTGAAGACATCGAACACTATCGCCAGGCCGCCCTACAAGCTGAGCGCCTACTGGAGGCTAGAGAGGCCAGTCACCGGCAGCAGATCATCAGGCTTGAGAACCAG GCGTCACAGCTCCGCAGTCAGCTGTCTGCGGAGATTCGGCGGCGGCAGAGCTACGTGGCCCGCAGCGGGCGCGCCGCAAGAGACGTGCAGCGCCTGCGATCCGCGCTAGGCGACTCACTGCGAACCGTGTCACAG GACCCAGCACTAGACTCGTACACGCTGGAGCACGAGGCACGCAAGCTGGACAGCACGCTGGCGCACAGCCTCCCGCCGCTCAACGACAGCTATGACAGCTCCAAATAA